One genomic window of Medicago truncatula cultivar Jemalong A17 chromosome 1, MtrunA17r5.0-ANR, whole genome shotgun sequence includes the following:
- the LOC25483225 gene encoding thioredoxin-like 3-2, chloroplastic isoform X3 codes for MAQHVGFGSHLHLHQTPLFTKTTTSITESSSTTLSLPPCFPFTFPSSSISISRSSLIPLKHEEGEELLQDDDSVVVSSLQPICSEDHFNRVLAQSQHALLVVWMANWCRKCIYLKPKLEKLAVDYYPSLQFYSVDVNAVSHKLVARAGVTKMPTIQLWKDSKKQAEVIGGNKAYLVINEVQEMIENECTM; via the exons ATGGCGCAACATGTTGGATTTGGGTCCCACCTTCACCTTCATCAAACACCCTTGTTCACAAAAACTACAACTTCAATAACTGAGTCAAGTTCAActactctctctcttcctccTTGCTTCCCTTTCACCTTCCCTTCGTCCTCGATTTCAATCTCGCGTTCGTCGTTGATTCCATTGAAACATGAGGAAGGAGAAGAACTGCTGCAGGATGATGATTCTGTTGTTGTTTCGTCTCTTCAACCAATCTGCAGTGAAGACCATTTCAATCGTGTCCTTGCTCAGTCTCAACACGCTCTCCTCGTTGTTTG GATGGCTAATTGGTGCAGAAAATGTATATATCTAAAACCCAAATTGGAAAAGTTGGCAGTAGACTATTATCCAAG CTTGCAATTCTACAGTGTGGATGTTAATGCAGTTTCACACAAACTTGTTGCTCGTGCTGGTGTAACT AAAATGCCAACTATACAA CTATGGAAAGACAGCAAGAAACAAGCTGAAGTCATTGGTGGGAATAAAGCATATTTGGTAATAAATGAGGTTCAGGAGATGATTGAGAATGAGTGCACTATGTGA
- the LOC25483225 gene encoding thioredoxin-like 3-2, chloroplastic isoform X4: protein MAQHVGFGSHLHLHQTPLFTKTTTSITESSSTTLSLPPCFPFTFPSSSISISRSSLIPLKHEEGEELLQDDDSVVVSSLQPICSEDHFNRVLAQSQHALLVVWMANWCRKCIYLKPKLEKLAVDYYPSVDVNAVSHKLVARAGVTKMPTIQLWKDSKKQAEVIGGNKAYLVINEVQEMIENECTM, encoded by the exons ATGGCGCAACATGTTGGATTTGGGTCCCACCTTCACCTTCATCAAACACCCTTGTTCACAAAAACTACAACTTCAATAACTGAGTCAAGTTCAActactctctctcttcctccTTGCTTCCCTTTCACCTTCCCTTCGTCCTCGATTTCAATCTCGCGTTCGTCGTTGATTCCATTGAAACATGAGGAAGGAGAAGAACTGCTGCAGGATGATGATTCTGTTGTTGTTTCGTCTCTTCAACCAATCTGCAGTGAAGACCATTTCAATCGTGTCCTTGCTCAGTCTCAACACGCTCTCCTCGTTGTTTG GATGGCTAATTGGTGCAGAAAATGTATATATCTAAAACCCAAATTGGAAAAGTTGGCAGTAGACTATTATCCAAG TGTGGATGTTAATGCAGTTTCACACAAACTTGTTGCTCGTGCTGGTGTAACT AAAATGCCAACTATACAA CTATGGAAAGACAGCAAGAAACAAGCTGAAGTCATTGGTGGGAATAAAGCATATTTGGTAATAAATGAGGTTCAGGAGATGATTGAGAATGAGTGCACTATGTGA
- the LOC25483225 gene encoding thioredoxin-like 3-2, chloroplastic isoform X2, translating to MAQHVGFGSHLHLHQTPLFTKTTTSITESSSTTLSLPPCFPFTFPSSSISISRSSLIPLKHEEGEELLQDDDSVVVSSLQPICSEDHFNRVLAQSQHALLVVWMANWCRKCIYLKPKLEKLAVDYYPSVDVNAVSHKLVARAGVTIFPSLIIGSDREAYAYIWLPIHLTFRIRFHSKVSGFLFVYWVVLLEGQGIILKRSESFPGFIKHEW from the exons ATGGCGCAACATGTTGGATTTGGGTCCCACCTTCACCTTCATCAAACACCCTTGTTCACAAAAACTACAACTTCAATAACTGAGTCAAGTTCAActactctctctcttcctccTTGCTTCCCTTTCACCTTCCCTTCGTCCTCGATTTCAATCTCGCGTTCGTCGTTGATTCCATTGAAACATGAGGAAGGAGAAGAACTGCTGCAGGATGATGATTCTGTTGTTGTTTCGTCTCTTCAACCAATCTGCAGTGAAGACCATTTCAATCGTGTCCTTGCTCAGTCTCAACACGCTCTCCTCGTTGTTTG GATGGCTAATTGGTGCAGAAAATGTATATATCTAAAACCCAAATTGGAAAAGTTGGCAGTAGACTATTATCCAAG TGTGGATGTTAATGCAGTTTCACACAAACTTGTTGCTCGTGCTGGTGTAACT ATATTTCCTTCCTTAATCATTGGAAGTGATAGAGAGGCTTATGCCTATATATGGTTGCCTATTCACCTCACATTCAGAATACGTTTTCATTCTAAAGTAAgtggttttttatttgtttactgGGTTGTTTTGCTGGAGGGGCAGGGAATCATATTGAAAAGATCTGAATCATTTCCTGGTTTTATTAAGCACGAATGGTAG
- the LOC25483225 gene encoding thioredoxin-like 3-2, chloroplastic isoform X1 — MAQHVGFGSHLHLHQTPLFTKTTTSITESSSTTLSLPPCFPFTFPSSSISISRSSLIPLKHEEGEELLQDDDSVVVSSLQPICSEDHFNRVLAQSQHALLVVWMANWCRKCIYLKPKLEKLAVDYYPSLQFYSVDVNAVSHKLVARAGVTIFPSLIIGSDREAYAYIWLPIHLTFRIRFHSKVSGFLFVYWVVLLEGQGIILKRSESFPGFIKHEW, encoded by the exons ATGGCGCAACATGTTGGATTTGGGTCCCACCTTCACCTTCATCAAACACCCTTGTTCACAAAAACTACAACTTCAATAACTGAGTCAAGTTCAActactctctctcttcctccTTGCTTCCCTTTCACCTTCCCTTCGTCCTCGATTTCAATCTCGCGTTCGTCGTTGATTCCATTGAAACATGAGGAAGGAGAAGAACTGCTGCAGGATGATGATTCTGTTGTTGTTTCGTCTCTTCAACCAATCTGCAGTGAAGACCATTTCAATCGTGTCCTTGCTCAGTCTCAACACGCTCTCCTCGTTGTTTG GATGGCTAATTGGTGCAGAAAATGTATATATCTAAAACCCAAATTGGAAAAGTTGGCAGTAGACTATTATCCAAG CTTGCAATTCTACAGTGTGGATGTTAATGCAGTTTCACACAAACTTGTTGCTCGTGCTGGTGTAACT ATATTTCCTTCCTTAATCATTGGAAGTGATAGAGAGGCTTATGCCTATATATGGTTGCCTATTCACCTCACATTCAGAATACGTTTTCATTCTAAAGTAAgtggttttttatttgtttactgGGTTGTTTTGCTGGAGGGGCAGGGAATCATATTGAAAAGATCTGAATCATTTCCTGGTTTTATTAAGCACGAATGGTAG
- the LOC25483227 gene encoding amino acid transporter AVT1C — protein sequence MKNSLSDQGFYIESDEDEEKVLGKGENDGNESDFSNDSDENEGERRPSSYSMAWPQSYRQSIDLYGSVPSPNIGFLGTTSLARLGSSFLGSTLTRRPTAETLQPERKPLLPPSVDEQHRRSSQILLPPLPSRKSSIRKDISKISHEVHFPGQCTFGQAVLNGINALCGVGILSVPYALKEGGWAALSILLIFSVFSFYTGLLLRYCLDSQPGLETYPDIGQAAFGTYGRVVISVILYMELYACCIEYIILESDNLSSLFPNAHLSFGGFELNAHILFAILSTLAILPTVWLRDLRILSYISACGVIATVVVVLCLLWVGVVDDVPMHTEGTITLRLSTFPVAVGLYGYCFAGHAVFPNLYTAMANRNQFPKVLLTCFAICTTMYFTVAVVGYTMFGENTLSQYTLNMPRGLVASKIAVWTTVVNPFTKYALSLTPVALSLEELIPPNNPNFQFYSIGIRTALVVSTLLVGLSVPFFGLVMSLIGSLLTMFVSLILPSACFLSIKGGRIKRSQVLLCVTVVIVGLVSCGFGSYSAISEMIAEMFA from the exons atgaagaattcTCTTTCAGATCAAGGTTTTTACATTGAaagtgatgaagatgaagagaagGTGTTGGGAAAAGGAGAGAATGATGGAAATGAATCAGATTTTTCCAATGACTCTGATGAGAATGAAGGAGAGAGGAGACCCAGTTCTTACAGCATGGCATGGCCTCAAAGTTACAG GCAATCCATTGATCTGTATGGTAGCGTGCCATCGCCGAATATAGGATTTCTTGGAACGACGTCATTGGCAAGATTAGGCAGTTCTTTTCTTGGTTCAACTTTGACAAGGAGGCCAACTGCTGAAACTTTACAGCCAGAGAGAAAGCCTCTGCTACCACCGTCGGTCGACGAGCAGCATCGCCGTAGCTCTCAGATATTGCTTCCTCCCCTACCATCTAGGAAGTCTTCAATTAGGAAGGATATTTCCAAGATATCTCATGAAGTTCATTTTCCTGGTCAATGCACTTTTGGACAAGCTGTGCTTAATG GCATAAATGCTCTTTGTGGGGTTGGAATCCTTTCAGTCCCTTATGCTCTCAAAGAAGGTGGTTGGGCTGCACTTTCAATCTTACTGATATTTTCAGTATTTTCCTTTTACACTGGCTTGCTGTTGCGTTATTGCTTGGACAGTCAACCTGGACTTGAAACTTATCCCGACATTGGCCAAGCTGCTTTTGGTACTTATGGACGTGTTGTCATTTCG GTGATATTATACATGGAATTATAT GCTTGTTGCATTGAATACATAATTCTCGAAAGTGACAATCTATCTTCATTATTTCCAAATGCACACTTAAGTTTCGGTGGATTTGAATTGAATGCACACATTCTGTTTGCAATCTTGAGCACATTGGCTATTCTTCCAACCGTTTGGCTCCGGGACCTTCGCATTCTAAGTTACATATCAG CTTGCGGAGTGATTGCAACGGTTGTAGTGGTTCTGTGCTTGTTGTGGGTCGGAGTGGTAGATGATGTTCCCATGCATACAGAAGGAACAATAACACTGAGGCTTTCAACATTCCCTGTTGCTGTTGGTCTCTATGGTTACTGCTTCGCAGGACATGCTGTATTCCCAAATCTGTATACAGCTATGGCAAATCGAAATCAATTCCCTAAAGTACTCTTGACTTG TTTTGCTATTTGTACAACTATGTATTTCACCGTAGCTGTTGTGGGATACACAATGTTTGGAGAAAATACGCTGTCTCAGTATACTCTTAACATGCCTCGAGGATTAGTAGCCTCCAAGATTGCTGTGTGGACTACG GTGGTTAATCCATTTACCAA ATATGCTTTGAGTCTAACTCCAGTAGCATTGTCACTAGAGGAATTGATACCACCAAATAATCCAAACTTTCAGTTCTATTCCATCGGCATCAGAACAGCACTAGTGGTTTCTACACTGCTTGTTGGTCTTTCAGTTCCCTTTTTCG GTTTGGTAATGTCATTAATTGGATCCTTGCTCACAATGTTTGTT TCCCTTATTCTACCATCTGCTTGTTTCCTAAGCATTAAGGGAGGCAGAATCAAGCGCTCTCAG GTACTACTATGTGTTACAGTGGTTATAGTAGGTCTTGTATCATGCGGTTTTGGATCATACTCAGCCATCTCGGAGATGATTGCGGAAATGTTTGCATGA